The Micropterus dolomieu isolate WLL.071019.BEF.003 ecotype Adirondacks linkage group LG22, ASM2129224v1, whole genome shotgun sequence genome contains a region encoding:
- the ric3b gene encoding protein RIC-3b: protein MAMSTFQKVTLATCLVLCVALLLPKLLLSRGRKDAAERPEGSGRLPPMMHRQTAPEGRSQRAAGSSFSRAHNSEAVARAKGAGTGAGTGGKSNLAGQIIPVYGFGILLYILYILFKITSKGNSKPPESRFPSVRSENMKRKITDFELAQLQEKLRETELVMENIVSNAHHSPDRVKGVTADQEESLLLQLTEITRVMQEGQLVDNVAAEKKTQDDWEDYPDEPQQYWEHSRCCCQHSQEHHSPQTETQAERTQADGTDLQNNPDNVTGGGEAEEAEALNEDEVRESDVTAVSEEDVRPEGDLGASERVDVHEHKEGGGKIDLGVPEEELAGVLKELELTLKMTSTMEQEKMEDLTRSTETETPCSAVRRRNKRRRAKKASH, encoded by the exons ATGGCGATGTCAACATTTCAGAAGGTGACCCTTGCGACGTGTCTCGTGCTTTGCGTCGCTCTCCTGCTTCCCAAGCTGCTGTTATCACGGGGGAGGAAGGATGCTGCTGAGCGGCCGGAGG GTTCAGGTCGCCTACCTCCGATGATGCACCGTCAGACGGCCCCGGAAGGTCGAAGTCAGAGGGCCGCAGGCTCTAGCTTCTCCAGAGCACACAACTCTGAGGCTGTAGCCAGGGCCAAGGGAGCAGGAACGGGGGCAGGGACCGGGGGTAAATCCAACCTAGCAGGACAGATCATCCCTGTGTACGGCTTTGGGATCTTACTCTACATCCTCTACATACTTTTTAAG ATCACATCTAAAGGGAACAGCAAGCCACCGGAGAGCAGGTTTCCTTCGGTACGGTCTGAGAACATGAAGAGAAAGATCA CTGACTTTGAGTTGGCTCAGCTGCAGGAGAAACTGAGGGAAACGGAGTTGGTGATGGAGAATATAGTTTCCAACGCCCACCACAGTCCTGACAG GGTGAAGGGGGTGACGGCGGATCAGGAGGAGAgcctcctgctgcagctgacGGAAATAACTCGTGTGATGCAGGAGGGCCAGCTGGTGGACAACGTGGCTGCAGAGAAGAAGACCCAGGATGACTGGGAAG ATTATCCTGACGAGCCTCAGCAGTACTGGGAACATTCCCGCTGCTGTTGTCAGCACAGTCAGGAGCACCACAGTCCACAGACcgagacacaggcagagagGACACAAGCTGATGGCACCGACCTGCAAAACAATCCTGACAATGTTACAGGTGGAGGAGAGGCTGAGGAAGCAGAGGCTCTGAATGAAGACGAAGTGAGAGAATCGGACGTCACAGCAGTAAGTGAAGAGGATGTGAGGCCAGAGGGTGATTTAGGCGCAAGTGAGAGGGTGGACGTGCATGAACACAAGGAGGGAGGGGGTAAGATCGATCTGGGTGTACCAGAGGAGGAGCTGGCTGGAGTCCTGAAGGAGCTGGAGCTCACACTGAAGATGACGTCCACGATGGAgcaggagaagatggaggacCTCACCAGGTCGACGGAGACAGAAACACCCTGCAGCGCGGTCAGACggaggaacaagaggaggagagcaAAGAAAGCCTCACACTGA
- the LOC123961747 gene encoding rhombotin-1-like, whose translation MVLDKEESVSLVSLQSREKPRGCAGCNGKIRDRFMLQALDRYWHEDCLKCACCDCRLGRVGSTLYTRANLILCRRDYLRLFGVTGNCAACSKLIPAFEMVMRARDNVYHLDCFACQLCRQRFCVGDKFFLKNNMILCQLDYEGGHLNGSTERQPQ comes from the exons ATGGTGCTGGATAAGGAGGAGA GTGTGTCTCTCGTGTCCCTCCAGTCCAGAGAGAAGCCGAGGGGCTGTGCCGGCTGCAACGGGAAGATCCGGGACCGCTTCATGTTGCAGGCGTTGGACAGGTACTGGCATGAGGACTGTCTGAAATGTGCTTGCTGTGACTGCCGCCTGGGCCGGGTGGGCTCCACCCTCTACACCCGGGCCAACCTCATCCTCTGCCGCAGGGACTACTTAAG GCTCTTTGGGGTGACAGGGAACTGTGCAGCCTGCAGTAAGCTGATCCCTGCCTTTGAGATGGTGATGAGAGCCAGAGACAACGTCTACCATTTAGACTGCTTCGCCTGTCAGCTCTGCCGCCAGAG ATTTTGTGTGGGAGACAAGTTTTTTCTCAAGAACAACATGATCCTGTGCCAGCTGGACTATGAAGGAGGCCATCTTAATGGCAGCACAGAGAGGCAGCCTCAATAA